From Gimesia panareensis, the proteins below share one genomic window:
- the gap gene encoding type I glyceraldehyde-3-phosphate dehydrogenase, translating to MAAVKVGINGFGRIGRITFRALAARPDEFEVVAINDLGDPQKLAWLLKYDSVQGRFPGTVEAEGNNLIVNGKTVRVCAERDPRNLPWKELGVEVALESTGFFTKREADGNPGYDSHITAGARKVVISAPAKDTPDMTVVFGVNDDQLTSEHNCVSNASCTTNCLAPMAKVIHENFGIEHGLMTTVHAYTNDQRVSDQLHADPLRARAAAVNIIPTTTGAAKAVGLVLPDLNGKLTGLSLRVPVPAGSITDLVVTLSKDASADDVNAAMKAAAEGPLKGILQYNTDPIVSSDIIGNTHSSIFDATWTTQIGGNMIKVLSWYDNEYGYSNRTADMIARLAQL from the coding sequence GTGGCTGCTGTAAAGGTAGGTATTAACGGTTTTGGACGCATTGGTCGTATCACATTCAGAGCACTGGCTGCCCGGCCCGATGAATTTGAAGTCGTTGCCATCAACGACCTGGGAGATCCTCAGAAACTGGCATGGCTGTTGAAATATGACAGTGTACAGGGTCGTTTCCCCGGCACCGTTGAAGCAGAAGGCAACAACCTGATCGTCAACGGAAAAACAGTCCGGGTCTGTGCAGAACGCGATCCCCGCAATCTGCCCTGGAAAGAACTCGGAGTCGAAGTGGCTCTGGAATCCACCGGTTTCTTCACCAAACGTGAAGCGGACGGTAACCCCGGTTACGACAGCCACATCACTGCCGGTGCTCGTAAAGTAGTGATTTCCGCTCCTGCTAAAGACACTCCGGACATGACCGTGGTCTTTGGCGTCAACGATGACCAGCTGACTTCCGAGCACAACTGCGTTTCCAACGCCAGCTGTACCACGAACTGCCTGGCTCCCATGGCCAAAGTTATTCACGAAAACTTCGGCATTGAGCACGGTCTGATGACCACAGTGCACGCTTACACCAACGACCAGCGTGTCTCTGACCAGCTGCACGCTGACCCGCTGCGGGCCCGTGCTGCTGCTGTGAACATCATCCCGACCACCACCGGTGCTGCCAAAGCCGTCGGCCTGGTCCTCCCCGACCTGAACGGCAAGCTGACCGGTCTCAGTCTGCGTGTTCCGGTTCCCGCCGGTTCCATCACCGACCTGGTCGTGACTCTCAGCAAAGACGCTTCTGCTGATGACGTCAACGCTGCGATGAAAGCGGCTGCAGAAGGCCCGCTGAAAGGCATCCTGCAGTACAACACCGACCCGATCGTCTCCAGCGATATCATCGGAAATACGCACAGCTCTATCTTTGACGCCACCTGGACCACCCAGATCGGCGGAAATATGATCAAAGTTCTGAGCTGGTACGACAATGAATATGGTTACTCAAACCGGACGGCTGACATGATCGCCCGTCTGGCACAACTCTAA
- the rpe gene encoding ribulose-phosphate 3-epimerase — protein sequence MIDSNTKHKLLSDAPVIAPSMLKCDFGNLHREVELLDATQAPVLHWDVMDGHFVPNLSYGAMLIERVRPLTDAFFDAHLMISNPEQYVDDYIKAGCDSITVHIEALPEPQGLLDHLNQAGVLPGLAVSPQTPLEKIEPYLDSCGLVLVMSVEPGFGGQSFIKTSPEKIRQLKSMISADTILSVDGGIDTSTIGEAAQAGANYFVVGSAIFSQSDYSNAVSELARIARDQTASLK from the coding sequence ATGATTGACTCAAATACCAAACACAAACTGTTATCAGATGCTCCGGTAATTGCTCCCTCGATGCTGAAGTGTGACTTCGGAAACCTCCACAGAGAAGTCGAGCTGCTGGATGCCACGCAGGCCCCCGTACTCCACTGGGATGTGATGGATGGGCACTTTGTCCCCAATCTCTCCTATGGTGCCATGCTCATTGAGCGGGTCAGACCATTAACGGATGCGTTTTTTGACGCCCATTTAATGATCAGCAATCCGGAACAGTATGTTGATGACTATATCAAGGCTGGCTGTGATTCGATCACCGTTCACATTGAAGCACTGCCGGAGCCACAAGGTCTGCTGGACCACCTCAACCAGGCCGGTGTTCTGCCCGGACTGGCGGTCAGCCCTCAAACCCCGCTGGAGAAGATCGAACCGTATCTGGACTCCTGCGGACTGGTGCTGGTCATGAGTGTGGAGCCCGGTTTTGGAGGCCAGTCCTTCATCAAGACCAGCCCCGAGAAAATCAGACAACTGAAATCGATGATCTCTGCAGATACGATCCTCTCCGTAGATGGGGGGATCGATACGAGCACGATCGGTGAAGCGGCTCAGGCGGGAGCAAATTACTTTGTTGTCGGAAGCGCCATCTTCAGCCAGTCCGATTATTCAAATGCTGTCAGCGAACTGGCCCGGATTGCCAGGGACCAGACAGCTTCCCTAAAATAA
- a CDS encoding histidine phosphatase family protein, whose product MPTVVLIRPGCTDFDKDERIQGTLDLPLNAEGEEQVRKLLPELESAGIETIITSSSEPALSTAEQLGENLGVPVKEKEGLRNLDQGLWQGLEYEEVRRKYPKLLKQWAESPETVCPPEGELASEAVNRVQKTLQKYLKKKQNFAIVASEPLATIISCLLRNQQKEKISFEHAGRFCHNEKLEILESPPKKSDSKQVNFDDQSDKRDSQQGQSSHAEKWRYEEAK is encoded by the coding sequence ATGCCAACTGTGGTACTCATACGTCCTGGTTGTACTGACTTTGATAAAGACGAGCGAATTCAAGGCACACTGGACCTCCCCCTGAATGCAGAGGGGGAAGAGCAGGTCCGTAAACTGCTGCCCGAGCTCGAAAGTGCGGGCATCGAAACCATTATCACCTCCTCTTCAGAGCCGGCTTTATCCACAGCTGAACAACTGGGTGAAAATCTGGGAGTGCCTGTCAAAGAAAAAGAAGGCCTGCGGAACCTCGACCAGGGGCTCTGGCAGGGCCTGGAGTACGAAGAAGTCCGCCGCAAGTATCCCAAGCTGCTCAAACAGTGGGCGGAATCCCCTGAAACGGTCTGCCCCCCCGAAGGAGAGCTGGCATCGGAAGCTGTCAACCGGGTGCAGAAAACGCTGCAGAAATACCTGAAGAAGAAACAGAATTTCGCGATCGTTGCTTCGGAACCGCTGGCAACCATCATTTCCTGCCTCTTGCGGAATCAACAGAAAGAGAAAATTTCTTTTGAGCATGCAGGACGCTTCTGTCACAATGAAAAGTTGGAAATTCTCGAGTCACCCCCTAAAAAAAGTGATTCAAAACAGGTAAATTTTGACGATCAATCAGATAAGAGGGATTCCCAACAGGGTCAAAGCAGCCATGCGGAAAAGTGGCGCTACGAGGAGGCTAAGTAA
- the accD gene encoding acetyl-CoA carboxylase, carboxyltransferase subunit beta, with amino-acid sequence MSSAPKSNIDSKLSPAARPKRGVPEGLWQRCPACNATVFCKQVDQGLGLCPECDHHFPISAHTRIQQLLDPDSFEEWYPDITAGDPLEFADKNKTYKERLVLEQKKTGMKDACIVGKGYMRGRPLVIGITDSSFIMGSMGSVVGEKLTRAIEQATELKLPLIIISGSGGGARMHEGIFSLMQMGKVSAALGRYHEKGGLFISVLTNPTMGGVAASFASLGDIVVAEPKALVGFAGPRVVEATIKSSLPEGFQTSEFLLEHGFIDRIISRPKLRSELARLIDYCV; translated from the coding sequence ATGAGTTCTGCTCCCAAGTCAAACATCGATTCAAAGCTCAGCCCAGCTGCCCGCCCCAAACGGGGGGTGCCGGAAGGACTCTGGCAACGCTGCCCCGCCTGTAATGCCACGGTATTCTGCAAACAGGTCGATCAGGGGCTGGGCCTCTGCCCGGAATGCGATCATCATTTCCCGATCTCGGCACACACCCGGATCCAGCAGCTGCTCGACCCGGACAGCTTTGAAGAATGGTACCCCGATATCACCGCTGGCGACCCGCTGGAATTTGCAGACAAGAACAAAACCTACAAAGAACGCCTGGTCCTGGAACAGAAAAAAACCGGCATGAAGGACGCCTGCATCGTCGGGAAAGGCTATATGCGTGGTCGACCGCTCGTCATCGGCATTACCGACTCCTCCTTCATCATGGGCAGTATGGGGTCGGTTGTGGGTGAAAAGCTCACCCGCGCCATCGAACAGGCCACGGAGTTAAAACTCCCCCTGATCATTATCAGTGGTTCCGGCGGCGGCGCCCGTATGCACGAGGGAATTTTCTCACTGATGCAGATGGGGAAAGTCTCAGCAGCCCTGGGACGCTATCACGAAAAAGGAGGCCTGTTCATTTCGGTTCTGACCAACCCCACCATGGGGGGCGTGGCAGCCAGTTTCGCCTCGCTGGGGGACATTGTGGTGGCAGAGCCTAAGGCGCTGGTCGGTTTCGCCGGGCCGCGCGTGGTCGAAGCCACTATCAAAAGTTCGCTGCCCGAAGGCTTCCAGACCAGTGAGTTCCTCCTCGAGCACGGATTTATCGACCGGATCATTTCACGTCCCAAACTGCGTTCAGAACTGGCACGACTGATTGACTACTGCGTCTGA
- a CDS encoding serine/threonine protein kinase, with amino-acid sequence MNFLKRLFSKEPRIPRVNIKQRFELIGRVGQGSMSKVWRARDYTTGRVVSLKILDKVKTEELEARFIGLEKPKEGEIAVQFNHPHIVKTYEHGLTTDQEQYLVMEFIEGYNLSFLVDAQNEDMKTNCLRYIIQLGEAIQYFHDEGWIHRDICPRNIMVNNDHELKLIDFGLVVPNTPPFLQPGNRTGTAAYMAPELIKRQKTSQKIDIFSYAVTCYEMLTRRLPWKAAETMEAVLQHINSPPEHIQNLLPDLDPRIGDTIMKGLELYPQDRWQTVNDMLEPLKQAFKDQQRSAPRKTSEAQQTTADPARRKPQPDSKQARPKVRKKKKPGTSRQPGESKPESTETGQASAEKSRSASRKPERPVQKKTPRPRPEKTDDSH; translated from the coding sequence ATGAACTTTTTAAAGCGTCTCTTCTCCAAAGAACCACGTATTCCCCGCGTGAATATCAAACAACGTTTTGAACTCATCGGGCGCGTCGGTCAGGGAAGCATGTCCAAGGTCTGGCGGGCCCGCGATTACACGACCGGCAGAGTCGTCTCCCTCAAAATTCTGGACAAAGTCAAAACCGAGGAACTGGAAGCCCGCTTTATCGGCCTCGAGAAACCCAAAGAAGGCGAAATCGCAGTCCAGTTCAATCACCCCCATATCGTCAAAACATACGAGCACGGCTTGACCACCGATCAGGAACAGTACCTCGTCATGGAGTTTATCGAAGGCTACAACCTCAGCTTTCTGGTAGATGCCCAGAACGAGGACATGAAAACCAACTGCCTCAGATACATCATCCAGCTGGGAGAGGCCATCCAGTATTTTCACGATGAAGGCTGGATCCACCGGGACATCTGCCCGCGTAACATCATGGTGAATAACGACCACGAACTGAAGCTGATCGACTTTGGCCTGGTCGTTCCCAATACGCCTCCGTTCCTTCAGCCCGGGAATCGCACAGGTACAGCAGCCTACATGGCCCCTGAGCTAATCAAACGGCAGAAGACCAGTCAGAAAATTGACATCTTCTCCTATGCGGTCACCTGTTACGAAATGCTCACCAGACGGCTTCCCTGGAAAGCAGCGGAAACGATGGAAGCGGTCTTACAGCATATTAATTCACCGCCGGAACACATTCAGAACCTGCTTCCCGACCTGGACCCGCGCATTGGCGATACCATCATGAAAGGACTGGAGCTCTACCCGCAGGATCGCTGGCAGACGGTCAACGACATGCTCGAACCGCTGAAACAGGCTTTTAAGGACCAGCAGCGTTCCGCCCCCCGAAAAACTTCGGAGGCACAACAGACCACAGCCGATCCGGCGCGCCGTAAACCGCAGCCCGACAGTAAACAGGCGCGACCGAAAGTCCGCAAGAAAAAAAAGCCAGGCACGAGCAGACAACCGGGGGAATCCAAACCGGAGTCGACCGAAACCGGGCAGGCTTCCGCTGAAAAGTCGCGCAGCGCTTCGCGCAAACCGGAACGTCCCGTTCAGAAAAAAACTCCCAGGCCCAGGCCTGAAAAAACAGATGACAGCCACTGA
- a CDS encoding ATP-dependent helicase, protein MSLSSTSHSSSHLSALNPAQREAASTISGPLLVLAGAGTGKTRVITYRMVELIRQGVPPDKILSVTFTNKAAKEMQERMSALLGKRLPAKPFISTFHSLCVRILREEITALGYPQKFVIYDRGDQESAARAALREIRVNDKSLRPGDLLNRISNWKMANVSPEMATNYTENDFDFLAAMAYRKYQTKLRSSGAVDFDDLLMLTNDLFDQFPEVLAKVQSKFDFVQIDEYQDTNLSQFNLIRALVKPHLNLCVVGDDDQSIYGWRGAEVRHILGFQQQFPGAKVVRLESNYRCTDKIIDLANRLVQHNRDRHKKQLVAHKKMGAPVRFLELADELTEAEKIIGEIRYLHETQDIPLRDFAILFRTNEQPRVFETELRRTNVRYQLIGSQSFFDRREIRDLLAYLKTLAFPHDELSMLRIINTPTRGIGSGTVEKLVNQAVKAGHHFWDMVDSAREANELTPRASTALNSFHQLIRRYRARLEQHPRELARIMQDLIQEIDYASEIRKQYKTSEQQQARLVVLEQFIESINEYCQRSSDPSPIGFLEETALGDRDDLNEKEDQLAQDAVKLMTLHSAKGLEFPRVYLVGMEEGLLPHKRSVEGTDAEIAEERRIAYVGITRAQDYLTLSRAATRTKWGKKQPTLPSRFLFEMRSTGEEDDE, encoded by the coding sequence ATGTCCCTGTCTTCGACCTCCCATTCTTCCAGTCATCTCTCCGCTCTCAATCCCGCACAGCGTGAAGCAGCCTCCACCATTTCCGGCCCGCTGCTGGTCCTGGCAGGCGCCGGCACCGGTAAAACCCGCGTGATCACCTATCGCATGGTCGAACTGATCCGACAGGGGGTCCCCCCCGACAAAATCCTTTCGGTCACCTTCACCAACAAGGCAGCGAAGGAAATGCAGGAGCGGATGAGCGCACTGCTGGGGAAACGCCTGCCTGCCAAACCCTTTATTTCCACATTCCACTCGCTCTGTGTCCGGATCCTCCGCGAAGAAATCACTGCACTGGGCTATCCGCAGAAGTTCGTCATTTACGATCGTGGCGATCAGGAATCCGCGGCCCGGGCAGCCCTCCGCGAAATCCGCGTCAACGACAAAAGCCTGCGTCCCGGAGATCTGCTGAATCGGATCAGTAACTGGAAAATGGCCAACGTCTCTCCGGAGATGGCCACCAACTACACCGAAAACGATTTTGACTTCCTGGCCGCCATGGCTTATCGCAAGTATCAGACCAAACTGCGTTCCAGTGGCGCCGTCGACTTTGACGACCTGCTGATGCTGACCAACGATCTCTTTGATCAGTTTCCCGAAGTCCTCGCCAAGGTCCAGAGTAAGTTCGACTTTGTGCAGATCGACGAATACCAGGATACGAACCTCTCGCAGTTCAACCTGATCCGCGCCCTGGTCAAGCCCCATCTGAACCTCTGCGTTGTAGGGGATGACGACCAGTCCATTTACGGCTGGCGCGGGGCGGAAGTCCGCCACATTCTGGGATTCCAGCAGCAGTTTCCCGGCGCCAAAGTCGTCCGCCTGGAAAGCAACTACCGCTGTACCGACAAAATTATCGACCTGGCCAATCGCCTCGTCCAGCACAACCGGGATCGACATAAGAAACAGCTCGTCGCCCATAAAAAAATGGGCGCTCCGGTCCGCTTCCTCGAACTGGCTGATGAATTGACCGAGGCGGAAAAAATCATTGGCGAAATTCGCTACCTGCACGAGACACAGGATATTCCCCTGCGAGATTTTGCCATCCTGTTCCGCACCAACGAACAGCCCCGCGTTTTCGAAACGGAACTCCGCCGAACCAACGTCCGCTATCAGCTGATCGGCAGCCAGTCTTTTTTCGATCGTCGCGAAATCCGCGACCTGCTGGCCTATCTGAAAACGCTGGCCTTTCCACACGATGAACTCTCCATGCTGCGGATCATCAATACGCCCACCCGGGGCATTGGCAGCGGTACGGTCGAAAAACTGGTCAACCAGGCCGTCAAAGCCGGCCATCACTTCTGGGACATGGTCGATTCCGCGCGCGAAGCCAATGAGTTGACGCCGCGTGCCAGCACCGCCCTGAACAGTTTTCACCAGCTGATTCGTCGCTACCGGGCACGCCTTGAACAGCATCCCCGGGAACTGGCCCGGATCATGCAGGATCTGATTCAGGAAATTGATTACGCCTCGGAAATCAGAAAACAGTATAAGACCTCCGAGCAGCAGCAGGCCCGACTGGTCGTCCTGGAACAGTTCATTGAATCGATCAATGAATACTGCCAGAGAAGCAGCGATCCGAGCCCGATTGGTTTTCTGGAAGAAACGGCCCTGGGAGACCGTGACGATCTGAATGAAAAGGAAGATCAGCTCGCTCAGGATGCCGTAAAACTGATGACCCTGCACAGCGCCAAGGGACTCGAATTCCCCCGCGTCTACCTGGTCGGCATGGAAGAGGGCCTTCTGCCGCACAAACGGTCGGTCGAGGGGACGGACGCGGAAATTGCGGAAGAGCGACGCATCGCCTACGTCGGCATTACCCGGGCCCAGGATTACCTGACGCTCAGCCGCGCCGCCACCCGGACCAAGTGGGGCAAAAAACAGCCGACCCTGCCATCCCGCTTTCTGTTTGAAATGCGGAGTACCGGTGAGGAGGACGACGAGTGA
- a CDS encoding chloride channel protein, which translates to MVYFKKINNLLTSFDLKTSGKWFVLSCLIGVVAGLGAIVFDALTQFVQHHSLVAIAGFEHPQTVGEYSFYQDHAVEVDFAPWLLLAVITLGGLASGVIVYNIAPEAEGHGTDAAIDAFHNKRGEIQPRIPIVKTIASALTLGTGGSAGREGPIAQIGAGFGSWVATKLKLSARDRRIMLAAGMGAGIGAIFRAPLAGALFAAEIMYSNADFESDVIVPAAMSSIIAYSLYCMSLPQSLRFMPLFGNELHHTVDSHFELIPYAILSVVLSLSAAFYVKTFYGTNKLFKRLPIKPMFRPAIGAFLTGVVGIGLFYLYHQDMRALSVLSTGYGLLQEALTNASNVGIPLLLTIAFVKVFTTSLTIGSGGSGGVFGPSMVIGGCIGTATGQFLQKMWPDLVTQPEAYGLVGMAGFFAGAAHAPISTIIMVSEITGNYALLLPTMLASTLCFVLCQRVHLYQKQYPSRLDSPAHRGDFLIDVLEGSRVADVYDPNRKIQLIPESKTLDEIVHSLAGTQQHYFPVVDDAGRIIGVFSEDDVRAYLYDETIWKLALARDIMQPDFLRVTPEDDLNTVMQRFTAINVEALPVVDASDPGILLGMLHRKETIGYYNQQLLKHKRAGEELEPA; encoded by the coding sequence ATGGTTTACTTCAAAAAAATCAATAACCTGCTGACATCGTTCGATCTCAAGACTAGCGGGAAATGGTTTGTGCTTTCCTGTCTGATTGGTGTCGTGGCGGGGCTGGGCGCCATTGTGTTTGACGCTTTGACACAGTTCGTACAGCACCATTCCCTGGTGGCGATTGCCGGTTTCGAACATCCCCAGACGGTCGGAGAGTATTCCTTCTACCAGGACCACGCTGTGGAGGTCGATTTTGCTCCCTGGCTGCTGCTGGCGGTGATTACGCTCGGCGGACTGGCTTCCGGGGTGATTGTCTATAATATTGCTCCGGAGGCGGAGGGCCATGGAACCGATGCCGCGATCGATGCTTTTCATAATAAGCGGGGAGAAATACAGCCCCGCATTCCGATTGTCAAGACGATCGCTTCCGCACTGACGCTGGGCACCGGGGGGTCGGCAGGCCGGGAAGGCCCGATTGCGCAAATCGGGGCCGGGTTCGGATCCTGGGTGGCGACCAAGTTAAAGCTTTCCGCCCGCGACCGCCGCATCATGCTGGCAGCGGGCATGGGGGCCGGGATCGGTGCGATCTTCCGGGCACCGCTGGCCGGGGCGCTGTTTGCCGCCGAGATCATGTACAGCAACGCGGATTTTGAATCGGACGTCATCGTACCGGCTGCGATGTCGTCGATCATCGCCTACTCGCTGTACTGCATGTCGCTGCCTCAGTCGTTGCGGTTTATGCCTCTGTTTGGGAATGAGCTGCATCATACGGTCGATTCCCATTTCGAACTGATTCCCTATGCAATCCTGTCGGTGGTGCTCAGCCTGTCCGCTGCGTTTTATGTGAAAACGTTTTACGGCACGAATAAGCTTTTCAAGCGGCTGCCGATCAAACCGATGTTCCGACCGGCGATCGGGGCGTTCCTGACCGGGGTCGTCGGAATCGGACTGTTCTATCTGTACCATCAGGACATGCGGGCGCTGTCGGTGTTGTCAACGGGCTACGGTTTACTGCAGGAAGCGCTGACGAATGCCTCCAATGTGGGTATCCCCCTGTTGCTGACGATTGCGTTCGTCAAGGTCTTCACCACTTCACTGACAATTGGCTCCGGAGGTTCGGGCGGGGTGTTTGGCCCCTCAATGGTCATCGGTGGATGTATTGGAACTGCCACCGGACAGTTTCTACAGAAGATGTGGCCCGATCTGGTCACGCAGCCTGAAGCTTACGGTCTGGTGGGGATGGCCGGTTTTTTTGCCGGGGCGGCACATGCTCCGATTTCGACCATCATCATGGTCTCGGAAATTACCGGTAACTATGCCCTGCTCCTGCCGACCATGCTGGCATCGACGCTCTGTTTTGTGCTCTGTCAGCGGGTGCATCTCTATCAGAAACAGTATCCCAGCCGTCTGGATTCTCCCGCTCATCGTGGGGACTTCCTGATCGATGTGCTGGAAGGGAGCCGGGTGGCGGATGTGTATGATCCGAATCGCAAAATCCAGCTGATCCCTGAATCGAAAACCCTGGATGAAATCGTGCATTCACTGGCCGGTACGCAGCAGCATTATTTTCCCGTGGTGGATGATGCGGGACGCATTATTGGCGTGTTTTCTGAAGATGACGTGCGGGCTTATCTCTATGATGAGACGATCTGGAAACTGGCACTGGCCCGAGACATCATGCAGCCGGACTTCCTGCGGGTGACCCCTGAGGACGACCTGAATACCGTCATGCAGCGGTTTACCGCGATCAATGTGGAGGCCCTGCCGGTCGTCGATGCCAGCGATCCCGGTATCCTGCTGGGGATGCTGCATCGTAAGGAGACCATTGGTTATTACAACCAGCAGCTGTTGAAACATAAACGGGCTGGCGAGGAACTGGAGCCCGCGTAG
- the tsaB gene encoding tRNA (adenosine(37)-N6)-threonylcarbamoyltransferase complex dimerization subunit type 1 TsaB, producing MEKSEFYLGIDTSGRSGSIAIHCPGQEIAPVSLQQQGRKHAQTLVSEARKLLDRLQISPRQISGIGVSRGPGSFTGLRIGITFARTFGYVTGAPVLGIDTFEAIALSSPADLQETWVTSNAQRGDLFVGKYTRIAARQWQQTRQITLREITEFSAALQPGEAVSGPGIDLLDQNALPEIQIVDTPRDTLAAQVAEITARLLTQPTPPPSEVWSLTPFYLRKSAAEEKWDARNTNQDR from the coding sequence GTGGAAAAATCCGAGTTTTATTTAGGTATCGACACCTCCGGACGCAGTGGATCCATCGCCATTCATTGCCCCGGACAGGAAATTGCGCCCGTCTCTCTGCAGCAGCAGGGTAGAAAACACGCTCAGACACTGGTCAGCGAAGCCAGGAAACTGCTGGACCGACTTCAGATTTCCCCCCGTCAGATCAGCGGAATCGGCGTCAGCCGCGGCCCGGGAAGCTTTACCGGCCTGCGAATCGGCATTACGTTTGCAAGAACGTTCGGTTACGTCACGGGCGCCCCCGTGCTCGGCATCGACACCTTTGAAGCCATCGCCTTGAGCAGTCCCGCTGATCTCCAGGAAACCTGGGTGACCTCCAATGCCCAGCGGGGCGACCTGTTTGTCGGAAAATATACCCGTATTGCTGCACGACAGTGGCAGCAGACCAGACAGATCACGCTACGGGAAATCACGGAATTCTCTGCAGCACTCCAGCCGGGCGAGGCCGTCTCCGGACCGGGAATCGACCTGCTTGATCAAAATGCCTTACCCGAAATCCAGATTGTAGATACGCCGCGCGATACACTCGCTGCTCAGGTCGCGGAGATCACCGCACGACTGTTAACGCAACCGACACCACCCCCCAGTGAAGTCTGGAGCCTGACACCGTTTTACCTCCGCAAAAGTGCAGCGGAAGAGAAATGGGACGCACGTAACACGAATCAAGACAGGTAG
- a CDS encoding DUF6793 family protein, which produces MALYEIETNAHIMVGWANTQEEAEHAAQENYPEDEILRVTRRPRDMWVISKRLLGIEGHTEPCDTARECLFRASGDKVHAIRLYMRDTGADLHEAQLAIETNMSVGW; this is translated from the coding sequence ATGGCTCTATACGAGATTGAAACTAACGCACACATCATGGTGGGCTGGGCAAACACTCAAGAAGAAGCGGAGCATGCTGCTCAGGAAAATTACCCTGAAGATGAAATCTTAAGAGTCACCCGCCGCCCCCGCGATATGTGGGTCATCTCAAAACGCCTGCTGGGAATCGAAGGGCACACCGAACCCTGCGATACCGCTCGTGAATGCCTCTTCCGCGCCTCGGGCGACAAAGTCCACGCCATCCGGCTCTATATGCGTGACACAGGCGCCGACCTGCATGAAGCGCAGCTCGCAATCGAAACCAACATGTCTGTCGGCTGGTAA
- a CDS encoding amidohydrolase family protein, with amino-acid sequence MIIQGTLVSSSGTFHSQIRIEGNQITEVGSQLGEPDFTFSDDCLIFAGMGDIHIHARDDVGESQTYKEDFCTAGEAAINGGVVHVADMPNNPVPPITDESYHAKQEHLKQRNPPIHFTLYAGIGPGTSPLSFPVPYKAYMGPSVGDLFFKTLEQLDETLSQYRGCNVSFHCEDPILLDEHANAATHEERRPAACEISATRFALQMIEKYDLRGKLCHYSVREGLPLIRAARDRGLKVTCEVTPHHLYFDQSDLTDQNRGKMQMNPPLRTIEDRKAMLAALREGTLDYLATDHAPHTLEENEQGISGQPHLDTYGAFVTWLILDQKFTPEQAACFCSENPGEFVNPYIAPLKFGKIEPGYTASLTVLNLKRPVTIQREDLKTKCGWSPFEGITFPGSVEAVFVEGHKVR; translated from the coding sequence ATGATCATACAAGGAACTCTCGTCAGTTCTTCAGGTACTTTTCACAGCCAGATTCGCATTGAGGGGAATCAGATCACCGAAGTCGGCTCCCAACTGGGAGAGCCGGATTTCACCTTTTCTGATGACTGTCTGATTTTTGCCGGCATGGGTGACATTCACATCCATGCCCGTGACGATGTCGGCGAATCACAAACCTACAAAGAAGATTTCTGCACCGCAGGGGAAGCTGCCATCAACGGGGGCGTGGTCCATGTGGCCGACATGCCCAACAATCCCGTCCCTCCGATCACCGACGAAAGCTACCACGCCAAACAGGAACACCTGAAGCAGCGCAACCCGCCGATTCATTTTACGCTCTACGCGGGCATTGGCCCGGGTACCAGCCCGCTGTCTTTCCCGGTCCCTTACAAAGCCTACATGGGCCCCAGTGTCGGCGACCTGTTTTTCAAAACACTGGAACAGCTCGACGAAACCCTTTCACAGTATCGTGGCTGCAATGTCAGCTTTCACTGTGAAGACCCGATCCTGCTCGACGAACACGCCAATGCCGCAACCCACGAAGAACGTCGGCCGGCAGCATGTGAGATTTCCGCCACCCGTTTCGCCCTGCAGATGATCGAAAAATATGACCTCCGCGGTAAACTCTGCCATTATTCCGTCAGAGAAGGGCTCCCCCTGATCCGCGCCGCCCGGGACCGCGGTCTGAAAGTCACCTGTGAAGTTACTCCTCATCACCTCTATTTCGATCAGTCTGACCTGACCGATCAGAATCGGGGCAAGATGCAGATGAATCCGCCGCTGCGTACGATCGAAGATCGCAAAGCCATGCTGGCAGCACTGCGGGAAGGCACTCTGGACTACCTGGCCACCGATCATGCCCCCCACACACTGGAGGAAAACGAGCAGGGGATCTCGGGCCAGCCTCACCTGGACACCTATGGCGCGTTTGTGACCTGGCTGATTCTGGACCAGAAATTCACTCCGGAACAGGCAGCCTGCTTCTGTTCGGAAAATCCGGGCGAATTCGTCAATCCGTATATCGCCCCGTTGAAATTCGGTAAAATTGAACCCGGCTATACCGCCAGCCTGACCGTGCTCAACCTCAAACGTCCCGTCACGATTCAGCGGGAAGACCTGAAAACCAAGTGCGGCTGGTCTCCCTTCGAAGGGATCACCTTCCCGGGTTCCGTTGAAGCCGTCTTTGTGGAAGGCCACAAGGTTCGCTAG